The following DNA comes from Pseudomonadota bacterium.
CCCATTCGGATATCCACGGATCAAAGCCCGCTCACGGCTCCCCATGGCTTTTCGCAGTGTGCCACGTCCTTCCTCGCCTCCCAATGCCAAGGCATTCACCAGATGCCCTTTCTTCGTCTGATTGAACTCTACCTCAGGTCCGCGCACAGAAGACATTCCGTCCCCCGCACACAAACCCTCCAAAGATGCATCTCGAAAAAACCATCCGGACCCATACCAGCCACACCACATCCCCACAGCCAGCACCCTCCCCGCAATACGGAAAAGGCCTCAGCCACAGAAACACAGCACAACCAGAACAAGACCAAACGGCCTTCCCTGATCACACTTCTTCTTCCTGTCCACAATGTTCAATGGGCCGGAAACCGGAAAAACCGGATCCGGCAAACGGAAAAAACATTTTCCGCTTGCCACACCCGGATCAGACCGGAACATCCTTCCTCCAGAAACCGGGAGGGGATCATATAAGGTCCCATCTCCCCTATGTCAATCCCAAACCTTTCCCGATTTTTTCCGAAAGCCCGATACAGAAAATGGTGGAGGCGGACGGGATCGAACCGACGACCTCATGCTTGCAAAGCACGCGCTCTCCCAACTGAGCTACGCCCCCCCGTTAGAAAATCTTCACGCAAGACGTGTCAGATTTTCTTACGCCACGCCGAAGCTTCAGCGAAGGCGGGCCTTACCCGGTTGAACCAGTCCGCCTTCGCCCTGCCGGGCCTCAGCGCGACACTTTTTTGTACAGCAAAAAAGTGGTGGGCCTGGGAAGACTTGAACTTCCGACCTCACGCTTATCAAGCGCGCGCTCTAACCAACTGAGCTACAAGCCCCCGGTCCAGACCCGGGGGTCTGGCATCAGGCTTCCGGAAAGAAGGAATGTGCCGGCGGCGGCATCTGCAGACGTACAGCCCTGCAGCAGGCTTCCCTAGAAAGGAGGTGATCCAGCCGCAGGTTCCCCTACGGCTACCTTGTTACGACTTCACCCCAGTCACTGACCCAACCGTGGCCGGCTGCCTCCTTGCGGTTGGCGGGCCGTCTTCGGGTTGAACCAGCTTCCATGGTGTGACGGGCGGTGTGTACAAGGCCCGGGAACGTATTCACCGCGGCGTGCTGATCCGCGATTACTAGCGATTCCAGCTTCATGCCCCCGGGTTGCAGGGGACAATCCGAACTGGGACGCCGTTTGGGGATTGGCTTGCCCTTGCGGGGTCGCTTCCCTCTGTCGGCGCCATTGTAGCACGTGTGTAGCCCAGCCCATAAGGGCCATGAGGACTTGACGTCATCCCCGCCTTCCTCCGGCTTGACGCCGGCGGTCCCGCCAGAGTGCCCAACTGAATGATGGCAACTGGCAGCAGGGGTTGCGCTCGTTGCGGGACTTAACCCAACATCTCACGACACGAGCTGACGACAGCCATGCAGCACCTGTGTTCCTCCCACCCGAAGTGAAGGACCTGATCTCTCAGGCCCACAGAGGACATGTCAAGGGCTGGTAAGGTTCTTCGCGTTGCGTCGAATTAAACCACATGCTCCACCGCTTGTGCGGGCCCCCGTCAATTCCTTTGAGTTTTAATCTTGCGACCGTACTCCCCAGGCGGGGTGCTTCACGCGTTAGCTCCGCCACTGATGCCGTAAGCACCAGCGGCAAGCACCCATCGTTTACGGCGTGGACTACCAGGGTATCTAATCCTGTTTGCTCCCCACGCTTTCGCGCCTCAGCGTCAGTTACGGGCCAGATGACCGCCTTCGCCACCGGTGTTCTTCCCAATCTCTGCGAATTTCACCTCTACACTGGGAATTCCATCATCCTCTCCCGTACTCAAGTCTTCCAGTCCCAGGTGCACTTCCCGGGTTGAGCCCGGGGATTTCACACCTGACTTGAAAAACAGCCTGCGCGCCCTTTACGCCCAGTAACTCCGAACAACGCTCGCCCCCTTCGTATTACCGCGGCTGCTGGCACGAAGTTTGCCGGGGCTTATTCTGCAGGTACCGTCATCATCGTCCCTGCCAAAAGAGCTTTACAACCCGAAGGCCTTCATCACTCACGCGGCATTGCTGGATCAGGGTTGCCCCCATTGTCCAATATTCCCCACTGCTGCCTCCCGTAGGAGTCCGGGCCGTGTCCCAGTCCCGGTGTGGCTGATCATCCTCTCAGACCAGCTAGAGGTCGTAGGCTTGGTAGGCCGTTACCCCACCAACTACCTGATCTCTCATGGGCCCCTCCAAAGGCGATAAATCTTTCACCCTCAGGTCGTATGCGGTATTAGCGGAAGTTTCCCTCCGTTATCCCCCACCTCTGGGCAGATACCCATGTATTCCTCACCCGTCCGCCACTCACCATTGCTGATGCGTTCGACTTGCATGTGTTAGGCATGCCGCCAGCGTTCGTTCTGAGCCAGGATCAAACTCTCAGGTTGAATGCAGTCCGACAGGCTTGCGCCTGACTGACTGATTTTAAGACGGGCCGCTTTTACGACACCTCTTCAACCATCGTTATCCTGAAAACAGATATAACGTAGCTTACCAAGATGCACATTTGGCGACCCTTTCAATGCCTGTCCACAGGACTGACACCACAGACGCCGCCGCCTGCACATCCCTTCTTCCATTACAGACCACAATGTCAAATGAACCGCCCCTGCGACACAGGTGTCTTTCGGGGGAGCAGGGTATGTAATCCCCTTTGGATCCGAAATCAAGGGGTAATTCGCAGTCTCCGTAAATTCCTTTTCCCGGTCTCCGGATTCAGAAGCGCAAAGGTCCCGCTTCCCGCGTTGACCATGGGTTCCGGAACGGTTAGGGTCCTTCCAGCATGGTTTCTATATATGACTCAGGCAGGAGATTTCAATGACAGACGCCCCTTTTTCCTTGCGCGCTGATGATGACGAAGACGACGACAAGGAAACTCCGGCTGCAAAGGAAAAGGAAGAGGCTGGACTGGTCCCTTCTCCCATCCAGAATATCCTGTTCAAAGCCCGGACTGTCCTGCTGTTCGGCGAAATCTCCTGGAAGGTGGCCCAGTCCACCGTGGCCCAGCTTCTGGCCCTGTCCGAGGAAGGCAAGGGCGACATCCGCCTGTTCATCAATTCCCAGGGCGGTCATGTGGAGTCGGGCGATTCGATCCACGACATGATCCGCTTTATCGGGCCAAAGGTGAAGGTGATCGGCACCGGCTGGGTGGCCAGCGCGGGCGTCCACATCTTCCTGGCGGCGAAAAAGGAAAACCGGTTCTGCCTGCCCAACACGCGGTTCATGATCCACCAGCCTCTGGGCGGTGCGGGCGGCAAGGCGTCCGATATCGAGATTGAGGCCCGGGAAATCCTGAAAATGCGCGAGCGGATCAATCGCGTCATCGCCCTCGAGACCGGCCAGCCCATTGAGCGTGTGGCCAAGGACACCGACCGGAATTTCTGGATGTCGGCGGAAGAAGCCAAAGCCTATGGCGTCGTCACCCACATCGTGGATTCAGTCAAAGACGTAAAATAACCAAGGCAGCCCTATGACAGACAAGAGCTATGACGTGGTGGTGATCGGCGGCGGACCTGGCGGCTATGTGGCCACCATCCGTGCTGCCCAGCTGGGCATGAGCGTGGCCTGCGTGGAAAAGCGCAAAACCCTGGGCGGCACCTGCCTGAACGTGGGCTGTATCCCGTCCAAGGCCCTGCTGACCAGCTCGGAAAAATTTGCCGAGGCGCAGCAGCATCTGGCCGCCCACGGAGTCGTGGTGAAGGATGTGAAGCTGGATCTGCCCGCCATGATGGGCCACAAGGACAAGGTGGTGAAGGACAATACCGCCGGCATCGACTTCCTGTTCCGCAAGAACAAGGTGGACCGGATTGTGGGCCACGGCCGCATCCAGGCTGCCGGGACGGTCGTTGTTGAAGGTGAAAAACCCCAGACGCTCAAGACAAAAAACATCATCATCGCCACGGGGTCAGAAGTGATGCCTCTGCCTGGCATCACGATCGACGAAAAGAAGATTGTATCCTCTACCGGTGCACTGGAACTGGCCGAGGTTCCGGAGCGGCTGGCCGTGATCGGCGGCGGCTATATCGGGCTGGAAATGGGATCGGTGTGGCACCGACTTGGATCAAAAGTCACGGTCATCGAGTTCCTGGACCGCATCCTGCCCGGCATGGACGGCGAGATCTCGAAAACCATGGAAAAGATCCTGGCCAAACAGGGCATGGCGTTCAGGCTGGGCACCAAGGTCACCGGCGCCACGGCCGGAAAGAAGGGCGTAACCCTGACACTGGAGCCAGCCAAAGGCGGTGCGAAAGAAACGCTGGAAGTTGACGTGGTCCTGGTGGCCATCGGCCGCCGTCCCCACACGGAAGGTCTGGGACTGGAAGCCGTGGGTGTGGAGAAAGATGACCGGGCCCGCATCAAAACCGACAGCCATTTCCAGACGAACGTGAAGGGCATCTATGCTATCGGCGACGTGATTGCCGGTCCCATGCTGGCCCACAAGGCTGAGGAAGAAGGCATGGCGCTGGCAGAAATGCTGGCGGGGCAGAAACCGCACGTAGACTACAACACGGTGCCGGGTGTGGTCTACACTTGGCCCGAGGCGTCG
Coding sequences within:
- a CDS encoding ATP-dependent Clp protease proteolytic subunit, coding for MRADDDEDDDKETPAAKEKEEAGLVPSPIQNILFKARTVLLFGEISWKVAQSTVAQLLALSEEGKGDIRLFINSQGGHVESGDSIHDMIRFIGPKVKVIGTGWVASAGVHIFLAAKKENRFCLPNTRFMIHQPLGGAGGKASDIEIEAREILKMRERINRVIALETGQPIERVAKDTDRNFWMSAEEAKAYGVVTHIVDSVKDVK
- the lpdA gene encoding dihydrolipoyl dehydrogenase encodes the protein MTDKSYDVVVIGGGPGGYVATIRAAQLGMSVACVEKRKTLGGTCLNVGCIPSKALLTSSEKFAEAQQHLAAHGVVVKDVKLDLPAMMGHKDKVVKDNTAGIDFLFRKNKVDRIVGHGRIQAAGTVVVEGEKPQTLKTKNIIIATGSEVMPLPGITIDEKKIVSSTGALELAEVPERLAVIGGGYIGLEMGSVWHRLGSKVTVIEFLDRILPGMDGEISKTMEKILAKQGMAFRLGTKVTGATAGKKGVTLTLEPAKGGAKETLEVDVVLVAIGRRPHTEGLGLEAVGVEKDDRARIKTDSHFQTNVKGIYAIGDVIAGPMLAHKAEEEGMALAEMLAGQKPHVDYNTVPGVVYTWPEASQVGQTEEQLKQAGVAYRAGKFPFSANGRARAMNETEGFVKILADAKTDRILGAHIIGPDAGTLIAELVAVMEFGGSAEDVARTCHAHPTLNEAVKEAALAVDGRPIHT